A stretch of Lathyrus oleraceus cultivar Zhongwan6 chromosome 6, CAAS_Psat_ZW6_1.0, whole genome shotgun sequence DNA encodes these proteins:
- the LOC127094490 gene encoding uncharacterized protein LOC127094490, whose product MEASQSRQKRYHDKRRKALEFQEGDHVFLRVTPVAGVGRALKSRKLTPRFVGRYQILQRIGRVAYKIVLLSLLANLHDVFHVSQLRRYISNPSHVIQVDDVEVGDNPIVDVSHVQIEDREVKPIHGKEVALVKVVWGGPAGGSMT is encoded by the coding sequence ATGGAAGCATCGCAGAGTCGTCAGAAAAGGTaccatgacaagaggaggaaagcGCTTGAGTTCCAggagggagatcacgtgttttTGAGGGTTACGCCGGTAgctggtgttggtcgagctttgaagtctcgaaagctcacACCACGTTTTGTTGGCCGGTACCAGATTTTACAGAGGATAGGAAGGGTGGCCTATAAGATTGTTTTGTTGTCGCTgcttgctaatcttcatgatgtgtttcacgTGTCTCAGCTGAGGAGATATATTTCGAATCcatctcatgtgatccaagtggatgatgtgGAGGTGGGAGATAATCCGATTGTTGATGTATCACATGTGCAGATAGAGGATCGGGAAGTGAAACCGATTCATGGTAAGGAGgttgccttagtgaaggtagttTGGGGTGGACCAGCTGGTGGGAGCATGACTTGA
- the LOC127094491 gene encoding uncharacterized protein LOC127094491, whose translation MVCILLEQVYVILIMNWLELNQVFTNCIVKLVQCVVDCKSSDICNLPLEREFEFDRDEELTFVSAKQVRESVKDMEQVIVILASLEARGQGVVRDLSGVCEFPEVFPDDISDLPPEREVDFSIDLVLGTSLVSMTPYRVSTLELGNSRRS comes from the exons ATGGTTTGTATTTTGTTGGAACAAGTTTATGTTATTCTCATaatgaattggttggagttaaaCCAAGTGTTTACCAATTGTATTGTTAAGTTGGTACAGTGTGTCGTTGATTGCAAGAGCTCAG ATATCTGCAACTTGCCTCTAGAGCGTGAATTTGAATTTGATAGAGATGAAGAGTTGACGTTTGTATCAGCTAAGCAAGTGAGAGAATCCGTGAAGGATATGGAACAAGTGATTGTGATATTAGCTTCGTTGGAAGCTAGAGGACAGGGAGTTGTTCGTGATCTTTCTGGAGTGTGTGAATTTCCTGAAGTGTTTCCTGACGACATCAGTGATTTGCCTCCAGAGCGCGAAGTGGATTTTTCTATAGACTTAGTACTTGGTACTAGTTTGGTGTCGATGACTCCTTATAGGGTGTCTACTTTAGAGTTGGGGAATTCAAGAAGAAGTTGA